TTTATAAATAGTAGATATGTTAATTGTTCTATATTAGTTAATGGGTTTGTATTTCCTTCTGTCCAAAGTGTTGTCCAGATCCAATCAATTTTATTTCTTATTTCACCAGTAATCATTTCGTGTTCCTCCTTGATAGTTAAGTTCTTTAACTTCACAATATTGTATAGGTTTTATTAATTCCCATTGCCTCGAATGCTTTTAACTTAGATTCTTTTTGACGTGCTTCTAGACGTTCTATTTCTTTTTTGATTTCACCTTGTTCATCACCTAGTGTTTCTACAATTCTTCGTTGTTCATCTAATGGAAGAATTGGAACAGGTAACTCTTTTAAATCTTTTATTGATAATGTGGTAATAGTTGTACCTGCAGTATGCTTATTAAAGTAAAATTGTGCAATCGGTGATTCTAAATATAGAAGTAAGAATTCAGGATCTATTAAATTCAAACAACGTATACCAGCAAAGTTTTGAGATAACAATACATCATCTCGATCACTCTCAAACAATGCTACTTTTCGACTCACTCCACGAATAGATAATAAAACATCCCCTTTTCTTATACGATTATTCTCGATTTTGGCGTTGTTCTTAATGGAATAGCGCGTTATACCTTCAAGGTTAATCTTTCCATCCTGAATGTCTGAAATCTTTAAAACAGCATACTTTCCATTTTTATCTTCATCTTTTGTCGAAGCATTATAGCCACGATAAACATCAACTAGATCCTTTAGTGGTTTCATTGGTAAATTATCCAGTTCGTTTATATTAATAGAGACCATACCAAATTCACTTACTTGTAATTTTTCTTTATAAATATAATTATTTGGTGTCAATAGTGTTGATTGAATTTCGTCATCCATAACAAACCGACTCATTTCTTCAACCTCTAAACCTTCTATTAGAATATTATTAATTAACTCTATGTTTTCCGCACTTAATATGATATCACGCTTATTAACTATTTCACCTAGATCTTCTGCATTAATCATTAAGATTTTCCCTTTACCGGTATCAGGTTTATTTTTATTGCAAAGTACAAGCGCTGTTTTAATACCTGAATATGGTTGTAGCAATGGTGGCAGAGTAACCACTGCTTCAATTACATCAAGGTCTATCAAACGTTGACGGATTTCTTTTTCAGGGCCATTCCTAAACAACACACCCATTGGGAGTAGAAAAGCTGCTTTTCCATCCGCTTTCGTTGCACTTAATCCACAACTTAAGAATGTTAAATCTCCTTGAGAGCGGGAAGGTATCCCATAAACAAATCGATTGAATTGATCATATTTCATATCATTTTGCTGTTCTTCTGTTAAGCGTAATCCAAATGGTGGAGCCATAAATACTCGATCAAATTGAACTAATTTATTGCCATCTACATATGCGGGATTTTCAATTAAATCTCCCACAGCAACTGTTGCATCAATATCATTTAAAAATAACCTAATACGCAATACAGCTGCAGCAATTGGATTAATTTCTTGTAACGCTAAAGAGACACTTGGTACCTCTTTAACAAACATCATTGTTGATTGCCCATAACCTGCTGTTCCATCGTGAAATGTGACATAAGAAGACTCTTGATTAAACAAATAGTTATTCACTATTTTGTTAATACTGTTTGGAGTCCAGAAGATTTCTCTACTATCCATACACATAGATTTGAGTAACTCATCAAATACTTCGCCGGTTGTTAAATTTTTTAACTTTTGTTCAATGATTAAAAGAACATCCACCAATGAACTTATGTAAGCTTCAGTGAAAGCATCTTTAAAACCTTCTAACATAAGTCGTTTAAAATTATCTTCAATTTGCAACGTTTTAATCATCAATTCTATTTCCTCTAAAACATCCTGGCTTTGAATCAATTTTAGTAATTCAGAACGATTCTGTTTTGAAACAGCTAATATTGTAGCTGTTACTAATAAAGCTTCTTCAGGATTACTATTTGAAAGACCTGCTCTTCTAATAGTTTCATAAATTTCTCTGGAATTCATTTCTTTTCCCATCCTTATCGCCCCCTGATTTAAATTATTTACCTGTTAAATTAACTATAATACAAAAAGTTAGTATTATCAATACTAACTTTTTGTATTTACTTTGTTTATTTCGACAAAGCGAATACATATTTTTTATCTACCTCTTTATCTATCAATCCGTTTTACCGAAAATAACCATTTGAAAATTTTATATTTCTCTTCCAAAACGTTGTTTTCTTAAAATCAAATACCATATAATTCGTACGAAATTATTGCTGAAAAAGGAGCGATCATATTGCTTAAATTAATTTACATTATCCTAATATGTTTATCTCAATGGTTATTTTTAAAGAATGCAATCAGCTTTAACAACGTACTATTTACCAAGCCGCATTTTATAGATATTACCGTCGGTTCATCAAATATAGATATATATCTATTAATGAAAACCATAAAAACATAGCGTGAAATCTTTTTTCCACTTTGTCTTTTAGCCCTTCTAGAATAAAAGGCAAGCATAAAAAATAAAATGAAGGGAATCCGATAATTATGCATAAAACATTTTTAGACGAGCAATTAATCTTAACGATGGCTGACATAGATAAAATCTATGTATGTCCAAACCAAAAGCTAATGGAACAGAAGGACTTACCATTGATTCGCTTTGGCCAGAGTAATGAGTGCTAAAATCTGAATTTTTTGAGTGGTTATCACAGTAGCAAGTAACTGCATCTTTTAGATGTAAAAAGAGTAAATGTAGGAGAGTTTTAAAATGAAGAAAAATCAATTTAATCAAAATTGGATTAATTCAGTATTAGATAAATGCGAGAGTGTAGGTATTCCAAAGCATATTATTTATCGTTTTTCTACCTATTATTTAAAGGAGGGGAAACAAGCGAATGCTTAATTTACTATCCCTTTTCAAGGATTTGAAGGTACCAGCAAGTGAGCCAAGCTTGCTAATAGTACCTATGAATAAAGAAACACAAGGTACTATTGACTACCAGCTTGATTGCAGTCAACTTCATTAGAAGAGAGGTTTTTTTATTTGAAAGGATCCATTTATCGAAGAAATTGCAAGTGTAAAAAGAAGAGATGTACATGTGGTTCAACGTGGACCTATAAAGTAGATGTTGGAGTAAATCCTACTACCGGAAAAAGAGACCAAGCATCTAAAGGCGACTTTCGAACTAGACAAGAGGCAGAAGCAGCCCTAACAGCATTACTAAATGATCTCCAACAAGGAACTTATCAGAAAGAAAGCAAAATCTTATTTAAGGACTTTGCTTCAGAATGGATTCACCTCTATGAGGAGGAACATAATGTCAAGCCCGGTACCATTCGCATCAGACACCACAAAATTAACAAGCTAATCCCTTATTTTGCTCATATGAAGATCAAGGACGTAACGAGAAAGAAATACCAAGAAGCGATTAACGATTTAAAAGAACAGGGATTTGCGTATAACACGCTGGACGGGGTCCACCGTACTGGGAAAATGATATTCAGAAAAGCAAAAGCGATGGGCTACATTAAAGTGGATCCTACTGAGTTTACTTATTTGAAAAGGGACAAAAAATCAATTGAGGAATTAGAGGAACAAGAACTTCCAAAGTATATGGAAAAGGAAGAATTGGCCTTGTTTCTAGAGACTGCTCAATCAAAAGGATTAGAGATGGACTATCTAATGTTTCTTGTCTTATCCTATACCGGAATGAGCGTAGGGGAATTAATTGCTCTCAAATGGAAAGATATCAACTTCCATACTCATACCATCAGCATTACGAAAACATACTATAATCCAACAATCAATACTGTGAAGTATGCATTGGTTCCACCTAAAACCAGACGCTCTAAACGCACCATTATTGTGGATGAAATGGTCATTGAAGCCTTAGCTATTCACCGAACTAATCAGCAAAAGATGAAGCAATCCTTTGGGGAGTCTTATCACGATGGCAATTTCATCTTTGCTAAAATCGATCGTTTCCCTGGTTACTCCATTATTATTAAGATAGTGGAAAACCGAATGGCACGCTTGTTAAAGATAGCATCCTTGAATGAAGAGCTGACACCACATTCATTAGGCCATACATATACTTCCTTATTGGCAGAAGCAATAGTGGGACTAGAAGAAATAATGGACCGTTTAGAACATTGTGATGACAATACAACGAAAAACGTATACCTACACATCACGGAAGAACTAAAAAAAGAGGCTTCTCAAAAATTCAGTCAATTAATGAGAAGCCTCCTATAATGTTTACGATGTGAACAAAATGTGAACATTCCACTTATTGTTCAACCAATACCCTTACTTATCAAGGGGTGGAGCGGCAGATTACATCATGCCGCCCATCTAAGAGTGACTATTCTGCCTCTGGATGGGCTGGTAAAATGCACTGTTTACTGGGTTTGAAGCGTTAAGAATTGAATACGTTGGAATACAAAACCGAAAAAAGGTTAGCAAAAAAGTTAGCATTGTGAGGAGATTTAATGAAGAAACCATTCATGCTTATTAGCATTATGTTCCTAGTTGCATTGCTTGGCTGCACGAAGAACGAGATTAGAGGAAATGGAGAAGTTATCACACTCGATATTAATGAAGCTAGAGAATTTATAGACGAAAAAAGAACTGGCTTGTTATATATAAAGTCTCCTTATCAAAGTAGAGAAAAAGAAGAAGCATACTATATAGAAGAGCTAGAATCCATCTCTAAAAAAGAAAAACTAAACATCTTACTATTTGATACAAGCCAGTATAACGGCGACCATACAGAACTTGGGCTAAAACAACATTCAAGAACCTTAGCATTTTATCAAAAGGGTGAAATAAAAGCTGAACTAGATTTTTCGAACCTTTCAAAAGAACAAATTCCCGCTGCCATCCACACCTTTATTGAGAGTATAAGAAATGAATACTATTAACATAACCATGAAGGAGGAAATATCATGGACGAAGAAGTTGTAAGGATACTTGAAAAATTCTCCGATTTCTTAGAGATTACAAATCCAATCAACTACTCCTTACGTCTTATTGGTTGGACTATAATCAATGGCCTAGCTTGGCTAGTTGATGCTTTAGCTGATATTACTGATTCCGTATTGGGTCTTAAATCTTTTTTTAACCATAGCGACATTAACGATTTTATTCATATGCTGCTTCCCTTGTCGGCTATCTTAATGGGATTCTCCCTCTTATACACCGGATACAGACTAATCTTTCAAAAAAAGATAGATCGAGAAGTTATTGTCATCAATATCATCCTTCTCATGTTTTTGTTCGCCTTATTGAGCGAAGGTATGGATAAAGCTAACAAGTTTACGGATGAAGCCATAGATGCTCTTAATATAACGGGTGATAGTTCCATGAGCCAAGAAATCATCAAAGACAATTTAATTGATCTTGCACAATTTGATGCAGCAGGATGGCAAACGACTGACCTAAAGAATCCCAATCAGATTCCTGAACACCGAATACAGAAAATCGACATAACACAAACAATAGATAAAGACTTTACCTTCGCAAATGATGATCAACAAATTTCTGAGATTGGACGTGAAGTTTTCGATAGTCGTTTGGGATATGATGATATGGGTAACCTACAAAAAGTCGATTTAGACAATGGATGGTTTACTGTATTAGATGAAAAATACTATAGGTGGGGATGGAATTTCTGGACCATTATCGTAACACTAGGTATTACTGCCTTTACCCTACTAACCATCTCTATCAAATTGGCGAAGCTTTTCTTTGAACTGACATTTAATTATGTCCTAGTAACCATAATTGCTCCTTCTGACATACATTCTGGACAAAAAACAAAAAAGATTCTACAGAGTATATTAAATATTTTCTTAACCACCTTCATGATCTTCCTATCCATGAAAATTTATATCATAGGAACTTCTTTCATCACAGAGACATTAGATGGTGTCGCTTATCTTATAGCTTTATTTGCTTTTTCTCTTGCAGTAATTGATGGACCCAATATAGTGGAAAGACTATTCGGCATTGACGCAGGTCTTAAATCTGGTTGGGGAGCTATAGCCGGAGCATACGCAAGCACTAAGGGGATAAGTAAAGGTATTCAGGGTGGAATAAGTGCCGGCAAGTCTATTGCCTTAAGAAGTTCTGATGGGAAGACACAGCTTTCTGGACATGCACATAACTCGAATGAAAGACGTCTACACAATGGAAAAGGAGAAACACCTCTATCCACCGACAACCTGAAGAACAAGTTACCCGCTTCTAATCACACCCAGATTAGAGGTCAACATACAGGTCAGAACATTGACTTACCAAAGGATTACTTAGAAGTTAATAAAAATTCCACTCCTTACACAGAACAAGAACCTCAACTACAAGAAAAAAAAGTAGACAATCAATTCCCTGGACTACATCAAGAAATGGAAGCTCAAAATGCTAATGTTACCCATACGCCAAGCAATCAAATAAAAGATTCTAACGCTAACGCTCATCCAAATATCAGAAACCATGAACAGAGTTATAACAAGACAGGATTTCAAATTAGTATGGATAATGATAGCTCTCAATCAATTATACCGAGACAGGATTTTGCTTCAACAAAAATAAAGAATATCAAAAAGTATCATATTAAAAAGTCTAATAGAATTTAAGATTCTAAAGGATCCATTTTGGTTAATCTCATTTCAAATGGATTCTTTTAATTTGCGCTAAACGCTTAAAACTTTCTGTAATACCAGATAATACATGTAATTTTCTGTATTACATTGAACAGTCTTCACTTAACTGAACAAAGGTATAGCGTGAGCAGATTTATTTAATTTAACAAATATAAAAGCATTCCCGAAGGAATGCTTACCCTAGTCTTGGCATTAAACAAAAAGGAGACATTTTGCTGCACAAAAAGCATCCGGATGGCTACATAAAGCATTTAATATATTCGTTTAATTTCAATAACTTCACTTTTTTTATTTGGTATACTCAAAGCGTATGAATCGTTATCAGAGTATCTATGCACATAACGCTCTATTTTATTAACTATCTTAAATTTCAAATCATTACTATCATATGCAAAATGATTAAAATCAGTTAGGATAACCGTCCTCTTGTGTGTGTTAAGATATATACCAATTTGATTTGCAGTATATACCTCATTTAACTCTAATGATTCTGGTACTTCGTCTTCATAAAAAGTCATATTATCCCCCTTCTTTGCGAATATTATTAAAAATTTATACTTTTCAATTCATGTATTACTGCATTACTTTATCGTCGATTGACTCGAGAAGTGACAAAATATCTCTAACAACACTTCGATCAAATTCTGAATCTCTTTCTTCATCATGAGTACCTTTATTCAAATAATTCCATTCAATACTATGCTTATATTTTTCACCGACTAGCTCTTCCAATAGTGGAAAAACTTCTGAGAACTCTCCATTTGTCTGTTTTCTTATAATTTTATTTAAAGCTTTTGCTGTCGTCATTATATCAGGCTTACTGTCTGGTGTTCGTAGTTGTACAGAAACCTGAACATTGTATTTCTTCGCCATCTTTTTCCATAATCTGTATAAAATGTTTTCTAAAGCCCTTCTACAATTAGCTAAACAATCACGATATTGATTTTCTATTAATCTATTCTGAGCAATCGCTAAGTAATTTCTTGGAAGATTTAACTTCACAGTAATTTTATTTAATTCTTCAAACTTGAGTAAGTCAATTCTTGTAACTTTATTGGGGTATTCTTTTATAGGAATATTATTTTCTAGATCTTTCACAAACTCTTCTCCATGAGTTGTTATAATTAGCTGTTTTTTGCTAATTTGGGAATCCTCAAATAATGTCGCTATAATTCCCCTTCGATGCTCATCATCAATAGCATTAACTACATCATCAAAAATAATAAAGGGGAGCTTATCACCAACATTTTTTGCTAACAGAATTGCCAGACCTAAACATCTTAAATGTCCCTCACTTAGTACATGTAGTGCATCGCATTCATTTCCATCTCTAAAAGTAATTTTCATTTTTTCACCAGCATTTTGAGGAAGATAGATGTTTTCAAGTAAATCATACTCATAATCATTTCTATTAATCAAATTGTAAAATTTCATAGTATTTTTGCTTAAGTCTTTTACCAGAGATGCCGGCAACGCATCATTATATTCTTCTAATTTAGTTTTAAAGGATTTATATGCTTCAGAATATTTCTGGTTTCGTTCCACAACCAATTTTTCCTCTTGAACTTGTTTAATCAATTCCTCATTTTCTTTATTGAATGATTCAATTGCATCACTTGATATTCTTTCACTTTCAACGACAGACTTATACTTAGCAGAAATATCTGAAATACTACTCAAAGTTTTTTCATACTCTGAGTTTTTTTTTCTTAAAGTATCTATTTTACTCTCTACTTCTCTTACCTTACCATTGTATTCTACAAGTTCATCTTTCAATCTAATTATCGTTTTATTATGATAGCAAAGTGTTTCTACAGTATCTAAAATATTTTCTATCTTTCTATCACATTTAATTAACCCATCATTTAATGCCTTGATAACTTCACAATCTGCAAAATCAATTGATTCCGCTATACTAACTATTTGAGGAAATTGATTCGTAAGAGACTGAATCATAGAGTGAATTTGGCTT
This genomic window from Pradoshia eiseniae contains:
- a CDS encoding N-6 DNA methylase; its protein translation is MGKEMNSREIYETIRRAGLSNSNPEEALLVTATILAVSKQNRSELLKLIQSQDVLEEIELMIKTLQIEDNFKRLMLEGFKDAFTEAYISSLVDVLLIIEQKLKNLTTGEVFDELLKSMCMDSREIFWTPNSINKIVNNYLFNQESSYVTFHDGTAGYGQSTMMFVKEVPSVSLALQEINPIAAAVLRIRLFLNDIDATVAVGDLIENPAYVDGNKLVQFDRVFMAPPFGLRLTEEQQNDMKYDQFNRFVYGIPSRSQGDLTFLSCGLSATKADGKAAFLLPMGVLFRNGPEKEIRQRLIDLDVIEAVVTLPPLLQPYSGIKTALVLCNKNKPDTGKGKILMINAEDLGEIVNKRDIILSAENIELINNILIEGLEVEEMSRFVMDDEIQSTLLTPNNYIYKEKLQVSEFGMVSININELDNLPMKPLKDLVDVYRGYNASTKDEDKNGKYAVLKISDIQDGKINLEGITRYSIKNNAKIENNRIRKGDVLLSIRGVSRKVALFESDRDDVLLSQNFAGIRCLNLIDPEFLLLYLESPIAQFYFNKHTAGTTITTLSIKDLKELPVPILPLDEQRRIVETLGDEQGEIKKEIERLEARQKESKLKAFEAMGINKTYTIL
- a CDS encoding tyrosine-type recombinase/integrase; amino-acid sequence: MKGSIYRRNCKCKKKRCTCGSTWTYKVDVGVNPTTGKRDQASKGDFRTRQEAEAALTALLNDLQQGTYQKESKILFKDFASEWIHLYEEEHNVKPGTIRIRHHKINKLIPYFAHMKIKDVTRKKYQEAINDLKEQGFAYNTLDGVHRTGKMIFRKAKAMGYIKVDPTEFTYLKRDKKSIEELEEQELPKYMEKEELALFLETAQSKGLEMDYLMFLVLSYTGMSVGELIALKWKDINFHTHTISITKTYYNPTINTVKYALVPPKTRRSKRTIIVDEMVIEALAIHRTNQQKMKQSFGESYHDGNFIFAKIDRFPGYSIIIKIVENRMARLLKIASLNEELTPHSLGHTYTSLLAEAIVGLEEIMDRLEHCDDNTTKNVYLHITEELKKEASQKFSQLMRSLL
- a CDS encoding pLS20_p028 family conjugation system transmembrane protein; translated protein: MDEEVVRILEKFSDFLEITNPINYSLRLIGWTIINGLAWLVDALADITDSVLGLKSFFNHSDINDFIHMLLPLSAILMGFSLLYTGYRLIFQKKIDREVIVINIILLMFLFALLSEGMDKANKFTDEAIDALNITGDSSMSQEIIKDNLIDLAQFDAAGWQTTDLKNPNQIPEHRIQKIDITQTIDKDFTFANDDQQISEIGREVFDSRLGYDDMGNLQKVDLDNGWFTVLDEKYYRWGWNFWTIIVTLGITAFTLLTISIKLAKLFFELTFNYVLVTIIAPSDIHSGQKTKKILQSILNIFLTTFMIFLSMKIYIIGTSFITETLDGVAYLIALFAFSLAVIDGPNIVERLFGIDAGLKSGWGAIAGAYASTKGISKGIQGGISAGKSIALRSSDGKTQLSGHAHNSNERRLHNGKGETPLSTDNLKNKLPASNHTQIRGQHTGQNIDLPKDYLEVNKNSTPYTEQEPQLQEKKVDNQFPGLHQEMEAQNANVTHTPSNQIKDSNANAHPNIRNHEQSYNKTGFQISMDNDSSQSIIPRQDFASTKIKNIKKYHIKKSNRI
- a CDS encoding AAA family ATPase; the protein is MSTANSEYKKFLSLNSHKFSGYEIKLSKLILENFSKIDSTSNARGNRGKLIAKLIEQQGDEVSEEINFDKTTIDNMDEEISRLSSITIENFRGFSDKNIFEFKNPYTFVYGPNGTGKSSLCEALEYSLLGTIDEAQNKRIEVTEYIKNVYSKKGQPPLLMGINRLNEDVSIIPNSRKYGFCFIERNRIEGFARIAANTRQSQQQRLAILFGLESFNSFVTNFNETIDTYLDCRGKKSEELAQKEKQIAAHKTEIEQIALKKDSIKKQEKELLDSYPDVEKVEHLKRKISSDGPDLGFIQQNNKEIAELSTLKYREDPGIDRIQVLNEDIRKNIDKYNLLQEQIKKYKADLSLKDLYNSILKYREVYINNCPACESELYIDNRLMVPKDPFLNAEKGIEELTQVISLEESIEKLESQIHSMIQSLTNQFPQIVSIAESIDFADCEVIKALNDGLIKCDRKIENILDTVETLCYHNKTIIRLKDELVEYNGKVREVESKIDTLRKKNSEYEKTLSSISDISAKYKSVVESERISSDAIESFNKENEELIKQVQEEKLVVERNQKYSEAYKSFKTKLEEYNDALPASLVKDLSKNTMKFYNLINRNDYEYDLLENIYLPQNAGEKMKITFRDGNECDALHVLSEGHLRCLGLAILLAKNVGDKLPFIIFDDVVNAIDDEHRRGIIATLFEDSQISKKQLIITTHGEEFVKDLENNIPIKEYPNKVTRIDLLKFEELNKITVKLNLPRNYLAIAQNRLIENQYRDCLANCRRALENILYRLWKKMAKKYNVQVSVQLRTPDSKPDIMTTAKALNKIIRKQTNGEFSEVFPLLEELVGEKYKHSIEWNYLNKGTHDEERDSEFDRSVVRDILSLLESIDDKVMQ